In Roseomonas fluvialis, one genomic interval encodes:
- a CDS encoding HAD family hydrolase, which translates to MTRPTAILWDWDNTLVDGWAAIEAGLNAAFRAFALPEWDRATVLTRVRKSLPESFPPMFGAEWERARDIFYATVRSCHLDVLHPMPGAAQAIGAAAALGPQAVVSNKQGALLRAEAAHLGWATRFGALVGAGDASADKPSAAPLLLALERLGVPASSQVWYIGDTVLDMQAARAAGCRAVLLGDAAHDGGVTAAQPDAAFRDGHALEAHLLSLAKA; encoded by the coding sequence GATCGAGGCCGGGCTGAACGCCGCCTTCCGCGCCTTTGCCCTGCCCGAATGGGACCGCGCGACGGTGCTCACACGTGTGCGCAAGTCGCTGCCCGAATCCTTCCCGCCGATGTTCGGCGCGGAGTGGGAGCGTGCGCGCGACATCTTCTACGCCACGGTGCGGTCCTGCCATCTGGACGTGCTGCACCCGATGCCCGGCGCGGCGCAGGCCATCGGGGCCGCGGCGGCGCTGGGCCCGCAGGCGGTGGTGTCGAACAAGCAGGGTGCGCTGCTGCGCGCCGAGGCCGCCCATCTGGGCTGGGCCACGCGATTCGGCGCGCTTGTCGGGGCCGGTGATGCCAGCGCCGACAAGCCTTCCGCCGCACCCTTGCTGCTGGCGCTCGAACGCCTTGGCGTGCCGGCATCGTCGCAGGTCTGGTACATCGGCGACACCGTGCTCGACATGCAGGCGGCGCGCGCCGCGGGCTGCCGCGCCGTGCTGCTCGGCGATGCGGCACATGACGGCGGCGTGACGGCCGCGCAGCCCGATGCGGCATTCCGCGATGGCCATGCGCTGGAAGCGCACCTGCTTTCCCTTGCCAAGGCCTGA
- the hfq gene encoding RNA chaperone Hfq, producing MAAEKSQNVQDVFLNHVRKSKTPVTIFLVNGVKLQGIITWFDNFSVLLRRDGHTQLVYKHAISTVMPGAPIMLFDAAAQGATQGTAPSAGTSSPSETRMTLSREVAPGGSD from the coding sequence ATGGCCGCCGAGAAGTCCCAGAACGTGCAGGACGTGTTCCTGAATCATGTTCGCAAATCCAAGACCCCCGTGACGATCTTCCTGGTGAACGGCGTGAAGCTGCAGGGCATCATCACCTGGTTCGACAACTTCTCGGTGCTGCTGCGCCGCGATGGGCATACCCAGCTGGTCTACAAGCACGCAATCAGCACGGTGATGCCAGGCGCGCCGATCATGCTGTTCGACGCGGCCGCCCAGGGGGCGACCCAGGGCACCGCGCCGTCCGCCGGCACCTCGTCGCCGTCCGAGACGCGCATGACCTTGTCGCGCGAGGTGGCCCCTGGCGGAAGCGACTGA